TTTCCCAGTGGTCATGGAAGCTGCCAAAACTGAACTCGTCAAATTCATCGGGAAAGGAGAGTAGTTCTCGTCAGCACGGCAATCAGAACTAGGGTCTTCGCTTGCTTCATGTCCTGTACAGAATCAAATGCTAGCAAGCCGATAGGCAGACAACACAGGTTCTTCCCAGCTTCCCAGCTAGTCTGTCTGTCGGTCAGCACTCTGCATGCTCATGCATCATGCCGTTACCTGTTACCCTGTTACCATTTGCCATCTTTGCTTCATTTCATACAGGCACTTGGACCAGGTGCTAGAAAGCGTCCTGAAAATGAAGCACCAGCCAAGATCAGGTCTATGTTCCGTGGGGCAGTGGTATTTATTCGAGCAGCGCTGTCAATCAAGCTTGCTATGTGGGACTTCTACCGTGTGGGGGTACGGTTCGATTGAAGGCGCTGGGCCAAGAAAGTGACGGGCCTCTGAAGTCTGTGCCGTCGAGCCGTGGAGATTACTGTTTCAGGAGGGGAAAAAACGCGTATGATGGTAGGAGTGTCCAGGAAGCAAAGATGCAGAGCCACCATCGCTGTAAAGAAGAGGTGCCGGCTGATGAGGTGATACGCTTGATTGTAAAAACTGTTGGTTCACCACGACGGGGAGTTTGAAAGCTGTGCGTGATCCAGGTCCATTGTTCGTCCAGTATCCTGATGGCTGCTCCCATCACGTCGGTTGTTTTCCGCGGTCGCGATCGATGCTCGGCCATTTCAGTTTCAGGGCGGTTTCGTGCCGGATGCCCATCGGTTCAGACAAGACGCCCGGTCCAAATTTGCCTTGCCTGGTGGGTCTCGCGGTTTCTGCTCGCTAGATCCGGTCCGGCATTGATGACTGCGTGCCGCTCTGCATCTCTCGATCGATCGATTGCTTGCCATGGCAGTGGACCTGCGTCCGTCTGGATAGATGGATGGATGGGACGCCGCGGGCTGCTGGGAGCTGGGTGATGACCACATGTGCCTGCCCATGATTCCCCCCGCGTTTCGCAATGTTCGCAGTCACGCGGGTGCGAGTGAACGCTTCGTAGAAGCCCTGTGCTCGGTCGCTGCAAGTGGGCCCAAGCGGGCCCAGGTAACTATTCGTCTTCCTCCTCACAACGCTGGGCAGATTCTtcagtgggggggggggggggcgctgttGGGGGTGGGAGGTGGGGGATCGGCGAGGGGTGGGAAGCATGGGAGGTGGGGGATCGGCGAGGGGTGGGAAGCAGGGGAAACGGTCAGATGGTGGTGGTCGAGGCAGTGGGGTTAGAGTTTTGGAGTTTCCGGAGGTGGAAGGTTTTCTATGGCTGGCGGCTATAAAAGGGTGgttgggggcggcggcggtccgACGATGGTGGCGGTTTGGCCGGCGGCAGGGGTAAGAAGAAAATTGAGGTTGTAGGCCAGCGGAATGGCGGTGGGTGGAtgggcggacggcgcggcgacAGATCCGTTGGTAGATTTGGCAGCTGGAGTCACCGAagacggaggaggaggaggcggtggcgggggCGAGCACGTCGTGGGCCTGCTCCTATTGGATCAATGCGTTTAGCTTCACGGATTAGCGATCGAATTATTTGGTGAAGAGGGGCGATTAGATGCACGTCCATCTCGTCCTTGTTTGTTATTACTACTACCGACATGAGAGCCTCTTTTTAGCGTTTTTGGTAGGAGCAGGTTAACGCGATTTGGACGGAGTACCTGTGGAAATTGGAATTCAATAGGGGCAGCATATTCGGCGGCTCGAATCTAGCGGCCGGAGCATATGCAAGCAAAGCTCGTCTTTTATACAATAGGGCAGCATACACCGAGCAGAGTATAAAGCTTTGCTTGCATTctcttcttttattttttttttttaaaaataactTACGCGATTCGCCAAAAGATCCCTTCGTTTCGCGTTGATGATCTGCGTCAAAGGTAAAACGCCATGCCGTTTTGGAGTGCAGAAGCGTACATAGACAAATTGCTTAGGCAGTAGTAGTAGCTCGTAGCCATACGTGCAAGCGTGTGGACGTAGCGGAGCTGTACGCGATACGGCGGCATTTACAAGAGAGAAATAAACGGACGGAAAAAGGGGGGAAAAATCTGCGAGACGAAAAGCAGAGGGGGAAAAAAAGACGGGGCGCTCGCCAAATCAAAACAAATCGTTAAACCCAGAAGGCTCCTCCTCTtggacctcctcctcctctctgtTGGTTGCTTCCTCGCGGCGGATTCGTATCCTCCGCGTCCACGGCGGGGGAGGATTCTCCCTCCGGCGAGAGGAGAGGAGCTCGATATGGGgatggccgccgccgcagccggcgTGGTGAACTACCCGCTCGTCGCGGCGCTCCTCGCGTTCGCCGTCGCGCAGTCCTCCAAGGTCTTCACCACCTGGTGAGTCCGAGTCGCCCCCCATCAGTTCAGCCGTACCTCTCCCCGCTCCTGCTCCCGTCCCGCCGCTGCATTTCTGAGCCGGTGATTTCGGGCCCGACGGTGGCGCGCGTCGCTGTCGGTCGCGCGTTCGGTGCGCCCCGTGCGGGCAATGCTTAGCCGAAGGGAGTCATGTGATTATTTTGGTGGTTTGGGGGTTCATAGATCGCTCGATATGCACAGGAATTAGGATTTGGGACCTGTGGGTACTCATTTGCCGTATTTTAGGTTATTTTTCAGTTCTCTTGCTCGGTTTGGCAGCTAGACTGCAGATCCTCTGGGTTGTTCAGCGAGACTGTTCTCCTGTATCAGCGTTTTAGTTTTATTTCGCCGCAATAGTATGACCCCCCGCATCTGTGCTTCTGAGTATGTCCTGTTCTTCTCAGTACTCATTAGTCAGAACTTCCTCATAGGATACTTTGTATCTGAGATGTAACAGAAACGCCTAGTTCATATGGTTTGGTATTTGGACGCCACATGCAACGGTAAGATATAATTTTCCTGTGCCTTTTAGGTATATTTTGTACTGGTGTAGTGGAGACACCACTTGGGGGTGCATTATTAGTTATTTTGACTTTTGCTGTTACCTGTTAGCACTCAGAACATTTTAGTGCTGTGCAAATTAGATTTGGAGTACTTTGCTGCCCAAAACCTGTATTTGGATTCTATTGTGCATGCTAAGAGTATCCCATTATGTGCAAAGATGGAGCAGTTTGGATTATTTGTGTTCCATTGCATACTATTTTTGGTGGTTACAACTTACAACGGTTCAAGGCCTTGATAATATTGGAAGATTATCTCAACATAGATGGTAACTTAGGATAACAAAATATATTCCTCCTgtgcatttgaatttgagttATCTCAGCCTTTTGTTTGCAGCTACAGAGTACCATATGGTGCTTTCTGAGATGCTGGAATTTTTTAAATCAAAATTGGTGGCTTTGTTATCCTGTACACACATAATTTGCATCAGGGCAGAAAAAATGGGGACTCTGTGTGTATATTCTGACAGAAAGTTGATCACTCATATGGCTTGTTCAGGTCTAGTCTGTTAAGAGTTTATTTCCTTTGCTCTGATCATATGCCACGCGCAAGCTGGATCTGGAAAGGGAGTGAGAAAAATCATAGAAGTCAGTAAATTACATGTGTTTTCTGACTTCTGAATGACAATTTTTGTATCATTATATATTGTGCAACGGAACTGATTATAAAAGCATAGTATTTACTATTAAAGGTGCGCTGTATGATATGATGACAGCAGTCCTGTATTATATGCATGCTTTTTTCCCCAAAGTTTTCCTAGCACTTACTCTAACATTGATTTTGATGTAGGTACAAAGATAATCGTTGGGATGCCAGGCAGTTTATAGCTTCTGGAGGGATGCCATCATCCCACTCAGCTACAGTGACAGCACTTGCAGTGGCCGTAGGAATCCAAGAAGGCTTTCGTAGTGCTAGCTTTGCAACTGCACTGGTCTTTGCATGTGTGGTGCGTATTATGCTTGAAGTTGTTTATCCATAATTCTATTGCCTGCCTGACTGGTGATTTTACTATAGAGAAGATTATACCAGTTTGCATTCATTTGTTTGGTTTCATCTTGATTTAGCTCTTCTGCATCTAGTTCATCTAGGTATCCTCTTTTATACATTGCTAAACTAACTACATTTGTAGTTATTGTCTTTGAACAGGTAGTCATAGATGCACATATCTCGCTGGAAGTTAAATATTCTTTTGAATGTAATCTTTTATTTTTGCTTAAAATTTTGTTTGCAGGTAATGCATGATGCATTTGGAGTTCGGTTACATGCTGGAAAGCAGGCAGAGGTTTGTCAACCTCACCCTAAGATGTCATTTGGCCTTGTGTTTAAATAAGAAGcatttgtttttcttttttgcaaAGTATATTGGGCTTTAGTTACATTGTTACATAGATAAATACTTTAATTTTGATAAAAAATTGAATACTTTCCTGGATGATATCCACCTTGTTTGATGGGACATTCGACAATTTGGTGATGAATATCTTTGTCTGAGATTAGTTCTGTTGTCAAGTAGTTCCTTCTTTATGAGAAGTAATGAATCATGAATTTAGTAAGTTGATCACCATTGACATCCAAACGTAATTGCCATTAAGTCTGAAGTGTCACTTTCCTATGAGATGCTATTCTTTTATCCTATCTGCATGCCCCATCGCCAGTTAAAATCAAATTTATTTGGTCAAGACTTCTGCTGCCTGATGTATTCTCTCTTTCACCACATGATATTTTTCATGTTTCTCTAACATTAAGGCAAGATGGACACTACTATTGTTTGTGCAAATTGCAAATCCTTTCAGGTGCTGAATCAAATTGTCTACGAGCTGCCAGAGGAACACCCATTATCAGAAACAAAGCCATTGCGTGAAATCCTTGGACATACTGTTCCTCAGGTGAGATTAAATTATTCATACTGCCTTCCTTGATTTCGTCTATGGCCTTGCAAATTAGTAAAGGCATAGTTGATTCTCAAAACAGATAAATTTATTCATTGGTACAAACAATGTTTATATGAAGGTACCGGATGCACCATTTTAGCTGCAGCATTTTCACAACCTGTGATTATCCATTAGTTTCAGCTTATCCTACTATTATTGACAAACACTTTAAATGCATATGAACGTTTCATAGGTTTGTCTGTATAGGTAAATGATTTCTCATGTTTATGACAAAATATGCTCTGTTTCCATCATCCCTTTATAGTTTATCCTCTATACCACCATGATCACCTAAGATGATTTCATTTTCCTTCTCATTGTCTGATACAACAGATTGACAACAGTCTACATCAGATACATGCAACATGCTAGGTGTAACATATTCTCTCTTTGGTCATCTCAGGTTGTGGCTGGTTGCATCCTCGGAATCCTAATGGCTGTCGTTATGCACTTAGCTCTTGGACGTTCTTAGTCAAGTGGTGTTCCTGGATACCTGCGACACATGGTCTCCAAATATCTCGTTGGAGATGACTTGTAAAGCGTGAAAACATGACCTTACTGGCTGCCCAAGTGGTTGGATCATCAGGATACACGAAGTTCTAACTGATGTAGATCTGCTCTATAGGATAATAGTAGGTTGTAGCTTGGGTTGGTGCTGTAAATCTAAAATGGTTAGTTTCAATTGGAACAAGCTTTCGTTATACAATCTGTCAGAACGTACGAGGTAACGATCAGAATGGCTGATATCATTCCATCTCTACTGGCTTGGCTTTTAACAGTGTGATTCATTGGTAGCGGTACCTTGAGAATTACAGAGTTATACCATTGAACAGTCAGATATGGCCAACTGGTACCGTGTGAACTCATTCAGCTTTGTATTTCTCTGCAATCCCCTGGCAAGAAAATTCCCTTCCTACCTTTTAGTGAAGTGCACATGGTTGGTATTCCGTATTCCCCAGTACAGTCATCTTTAGGAAACCTCTTCAGCCTCGGTGCAATGAGGTAGCAGGTAAATGTTCTTTATTACATACTCAGCACCTTACTACATGGCAACCATATAATATGCTGTGAGCATTACAATGCTGTTCATATCTATCAAGCTTGAAGCTTTATTCGGCCTTATCGGTAGCTGCAGCAAACAGCAAGACGTTATTCTAAGGCAACAGCCATGCGGTGCCGACAGAGCACGCAGCGCATACTACACTCAAAGTTTGCAGGGCGACGCACCTCCGGGATGGTACACCACGATGAGGTTGTACGCGTCCAGCGTCAGGAAGTCGTCGAGCTCCGGCGCCGTGCACTGCCGGCTGAAGATCCTCCCGGCCTCCGCGTACCTCCCCTGCCGGAACCGCTTGGGCCCCACCTCGGCCTGGATCCTGGCCATCTCCTCCTCCATGACGCGCGCGAGCAGCTCCGGCGTGGCGCGCACCTCGACGCCGCCGGCGTccagcgccgcgccgtgccgcagCCACTGCCAGTTCTGGACGCGGCTGATCTCCGCGGTGGCCGCGTCCTCCATCAGGTTGTAGAGCGGCACGGAGCCGGAGCCGGCCAGCCACGCCGCGAGGTACTGCACGCCCACGCGTGCGTTGAGACGCAGGCCGTCCACCGTGCGCGCGCCCCGCGGCGGCTGGATGAGGTCCTCCGCCGTGACGGCCTCCTGCCCCGCGGTTGCGTCGTCGCCGATCTGGTTCGGCCTCCCGCCGAGGTGGCCCTCGAAGACCTCCCGGATCGCCGGGATGAGCCCCGGGTGCGCCGCCCACGTGCCGTCGTGCCCCGCGCGCGCCTCCCGCAGCTTGTCCTTGCGCACCagctccagcgccgcctcgttcgccgccgcgtcgtccTTGATCGGGATCTGAGCCGCCTACAGTTTCGTCGTTGCACACACGGTGTCAGACAGTCAGTCACCATGATGAGCTTTACACTGCAGGTGGCGTATGAAACTGCTGCGAGCTTGTTACCATGCCACCCATGGCGTGGACGCCGCGGCGGTGGCAGGTGCGGATGAGGAGGTGGGAGTAGGAGCGCATGAAGTGCTGGCCCATGCCGACGAGGGCGCGGTCGGGGAGGAGGCGGTCCGGGTGGGCGCGGAACGTCTTGACGTAGCTGAAGATGTAGTCCCAGCGGCCGCAGTTGAGCCCCACCGAGTGGTCGCGCAGCTCGTACAGGATCTCGTCCATCTGGAACACCGCCGGCAGCGTCTCCACCAGCACCGTCGCCCGTATGCTTCCCCTCTCGATCCCGGCCGTCTGCTCCGCCCTCTCGAACACGCCGTTCCATACCCTTGCCTCCCTGCAGATGAGCACGTGCTGTTGTTGTTACAAAAGACCACGCGTGCGATCGATGAGTTGTCAGTCAGTTGTCACGTACCGGGAGTGCTCCATCTTGGGGAGGTAGAAGAAGGGCCCGAGCCCGGCGCCCTGGCCGGCGCGGAAGGCGGCGTGGTTGTGGAAGAAGTAGAGGCCGAAGTCGACCAGGCAGCCGATGGCCGGCTCGCCGTCGATGAGGATGTGCGCCTCCGGGAGGTGCCAGCCGCGGGGCCGGACGAAGAGCTTGGCGGTCTGGTCGTTGAGCCTGTAGTCCCGGCCGCTCGCCGCGTCGCGGAAGGTGATGGTGCCGGCCACGGCGTCGCGCAGGTTCACCTGCCCGTTCATCAGGTTCTCCCACGTCGGCGACAGCGCGTCCTCGAAGTCAGCCTACCACACGTTCGATCTGGTCGTCTTAGAGAAACATCGGAGTACGCTTCATCCATTCGGACGTACACCGGCGGCTTTGTTGCAGGCAGAAATGCTTACCATGAAGACCTTGGCGCCGGAGTTGAGCGCGTTGATGACCATCTTCCGGGGTTCGGCGGGGCCCGTGATCTCCACGGTGCGGTCCGCGACGGCCGGCGGCACGGGCGCGCACCTCCATTCCCCCTCCCGGACGAACCTCGTGGCCGGGTCGAACcgcggaggctcgccggcgtCGTACCGCCGCtgcgcctcccgccgccgctccatgGCGTGCCGGACGGCGCCGCGGAACTCGCGCTGCAGGCCCGCCACGAACGCCAGCGCGCCGCGGGTCAGGACTGGCGCGAACGCCGGGTCGTACCGGCCCCGGACGTCCACGCCCTCCGGCGTGTCGTAgcatggcgccgccgccgccgcggtgctCGCAGTCGCAGCCATCGAGGATTCGAGACGTCGGTCGTGAGCGGAGCACTGAGCCTGAGCGGTTGTGGGAGTGGGTAGAGTGTGCAGCTCGAGCTCGCGCGTTTTTCTTTGGTGTCCAGGGTCGAGCCAATATATACGTGCAGTGTTCCATCTGATCAGGCGACCTTCTATCTTAGCATGGTGACAGTGGCAGCCAGCGCTCGCGCAGTCATGCCCATCCCGGCCTCACCCACCGTCCGGCGCCCCGGCGGCTCGTGCCAGTGCCACCAGATCCGAAGTGCCGAAGAGGCTGACATCACGCGTGACAGAGCTCGGCGATACGGCCGAATTATACAACAGATAATAGTGAGGCGTTCAGTGAAGAGTGACGAAGCGTCCAttcaggaaaagaaaagggcagAGAGAGAAAACAAACAAACAGACGAGGCATGGGAGCCGAGACGCGGTGGTTACGATAAAGGCAAGTTGCCTTGCGCTGCATCAGCGTACGTGTGCGCGGGGACGGGACAAAGCATGCGTAGCGTAGCTTGTCGCTCCGGCGCACCGCGAGCAGGAGTGTTGGCTCAACTTCTAACAGCCGCGTTGGCCCCTTCCGCTCCTGTTCTTATCCGATCCGTCTGCGTGCACCGGATGGGCGTTGCTTGCTGCCGCTGGAGAGCCGTGGCCGCTCGGTATGGCTGGGACGAGAGCCTCGCCTAACGCGCGCGGCGGCAAGCGTATCCGGCCATCCGGGGACCGGGGCGCTCCGGGCCTTTGATGGACGAAATTTTGTCACGAGTGCCGAtcggacggcggcggggggagTGGGACGGGCGGgccgacggcgatcgccggggCGGTCGCCAGTAGCGATGCCGACGGTGGACGCACGCTTAGCGAGGTTACCAACTGGGCCGGCGCATTCTGGGCCTTGGTAGCCTATTAAGTAGCTAGGACCTGTCTAGTTCGTTGCGTTTAAACTCAAaaaactttttttaaaaaaatcttgCCAATttaaagtactaaatgaagtctatttataaaactttttacacagatgggttgtaaatcccgagacgaatctaatgatgctaattaatccataattaagcaataattagcggatggttactgtagcatcactgttgcaaaatatgga
The sequence above is drawn from the Panicum hallii strain FIL2 chromosome 7, PHallii_v3.1, whole genome shotgun sequence genome and encodes:
- the LOC112899326 gene encoding malate synthase, glyoxysomal isoform X1, which encodes MAATASTAAAAAPCYDTPEGVDVRGRYDPAFAPVLTRGALAFVAGLQREFRGAVRHAMERRREAQRRYDAGEPPRFDPATRFVREGEWRCAPVPPAVADRTVEITGPAEPRKMVINALNSGAKVFMADFEDALSPTWENLMNGQVNLRDAVAGTITFRDAASGRDYRLNDQTAKLFVRPRGWHLPEAHILIDGEPAIGCLVDFGLYFFHNHAAFRAGQGAGLGPFFYLPKMEHSREARVWNGVFERAEQTAGIERGSIRATVLVETLPAVFQMDEILYELRDHSVGLNCGRWDYIFSYVKTFRAHPDRLLPDRALVGMGQHFMRSYSHLLIRTCHRRGVHAMGGMAAQIPIKDDAAANEAALELVRKDKLREARAGHDGTWAAHPGLIPAIREVFEGHLGGRPNQIGDDATAGQEAVTAEDLIQPPRGARTVDGLRLNARVGVQYLAAWLAGSGSVPLYNLMEDAATAEISRVQNWQWLRHGAALDAGGVEVRATPELLARVMEEEMARIQAEVGPKRFRQGRYAEAGRIFSRQCTAPELDDFLTLDAYNLIVVYHPGGASPCKL
- the LOC112899327 gene encoding uncharacterized protein LOC112899327, whose product is MGMAAAAAGVVNYPLVAALLAFAVAQSSKVFTTWYKDNRWDARQFIASGGMPSSHSATVTALAVAVGIQEGFRSASFATALVFACVVMHDAFGVRLHAGKQAEVLNQIVYELPEEHPLSETKPLREILGHTVPQVVAGCILGILMAVVMHLALGRS
- the LOC112899326 gene encoding malate synthase, glyoxysomal isoform X2, whose protein sequence is MAATASTAAAAAPCYDTPEGVDVRGRYDPAFAPVLTRGALAFVAGLQREFRGAVRHAMERRREAQRRYDAGEPPRFDPATRFVREGEWRCAPVPPAVADRTVEITGPAEPRKMVINALNSGAKVFMADFEDALSPTWENLMNGQVNLRDAVAGTITFRDAASGRDYRLNDQTAKLFVRPRGWHLPEAHILIDGEPAIGCLVDFGLYFFHNHAAFRAGQGAGLGPFFYLPKMEHSREARVWNGVFERAEQTAGIERGSIRATVLVETLPAVFQMDEILYELRDHSVGLNCGRWDYIFSYVKTFRAHPDRLLPDRALVGMGQHFMRSYSHLLIRTCHRRGVHAMGGMAAQIPIKDDAAANEAALELVRKDKLREARAGHDGTWAAHPGLIPAIREVFEGHLGGRPNQIGDDATAGQEAVTAEDLIQPPRGARTVDGLRLNARVGVQYLAAWLAGSGSVPLYNLMEDAATAEISRVQNWQWLRHGAALDAGGVEVRATPELLARVMEEEMARIQAEVGPKRFRQGRYAEAGRIFSRQCTAPELDDFLTLDAYNLIVVYHPGATDKAE